Part of the Betaproteobacteria bacterium genome, TCAGCGCCCCGGTCTTGTGGATGTGCATGAACTCGAGCTCGGGCAGCGTCAGGGACTTCCCGACGGCGTCGAGATCGATGGCCTGGCCGCCGGCCATGCCGCGCGAACCGGCCGCGGTCGCCAAGAGCGCCACCATTTCGAGCTGCGTGCGCGGATCGGGAGCAAGCGCGCGCGCGGACATGAGATCGAAGGCCAAGCTCTGCAGGGCATCGCCCACCAGGAGCGCGGTCGCCTCGTCGAACTCGACGTGACAGGTGGGCTTGCCCCGCCGCAGCACGTCGTCGTCCATACAGGGCAGATCGTCGTGCACCAGCGAATAGGCGTGGATCAGTTCCACTGCGGCACCGACCACGGCGACACGCTCAGCCGGTGCCTCGGCGACCTCGCCCGCGGCAAGGGCGAGCAGCGGCCGCACGCGCTTGCCGCCGCCGAGGACGGCATAGCGCATCGCCTCGTGCAGGCGGACGGGTGCCACCTGGGCCGACGGCAGCAGGCGGGCGAGCAGGTTCTCCATCTCGGCCTGTCGCGCCGCAACCCAGTCGTCGAAGGCACCTGCGACGGGTTGGCGGGCAGCACCCGCAGTCAGGTCGGCCCCCTCCGGGGCGCACGAAGCGTTCAAGGCGAAATCGAATCCCAAGGATCGGATGCTTGATACAACGCCGTCCCGCGCGTCAGGGTTGGGGCGGGGAAAACGGCTTCAGGGTGTTCTCTTCGAGGATCCTGACCTGCTGCTCCGCGCTCTGCAATGCAGACTGGCAGTAGAGCAACAGTTCCGCACCCCGCTTGTAAGCGGCCAGCGAATCCTCGAGTGGCAGCTCGCCACTTTCCATGCGGGCCACCAATCCCTCGAGCTCGACGATCGCCGCCTCGAAGCTCTCCGGCCGGTCCTCGGCGGTCTTCGACATCGAATTCGGGCCCGAACACACGAAAACGGCGTAAGGTATCCCAGCCAGGGCTTTGGGGTCAACGCTGCGACTCTCCTCCGCATGCTGCAGAAGGCCCAAAGTAATTGATTTTGCCAGCGCTTCTGCTAGCCTACGCTGTTTTTTTGCCGTGCCCTCCGCAGCGCTTTTCCGGTCGCGGCAAAAGTCCTTCAACCCTTAACGCGAACGAGGTGAAAAATTGCCTTATGACTGATCTGGCTGCTGCTGGTGCCCTGACTTCCACCCCCCAACCCCTGTCCGTCGACTGGTATCTCGATCAGGATATCCACGAGGCGGAACTCTCCACAGTATTCGCGAACGGCCCCGGCTATGTCGGCCACGAGCTCATGGTTCCCTGCCCAAGCGACTATCACGTGCTGGACTGGACGGGAAACGGCAAGACCCTGATCCGCAACGCCCATGGCGTCGATCTTCTTTCCAACGTGTGCCGTCACCGGCAGGCCATCATCCTGCAGGGGCGCGGACACGCGAACAACCTGGTGTGCCCCATCCACCGCTGGACCTACGACACCAGCGGCACGTTGCTCGGTGCCCCGCACTTTCCCGACCGACCCTGCCTCGACCTCGAGCGCATACCGCTCGCGAGCTGGAACGGCATGCTCTTTCGCGGCCCGCGCGACCCCGCCCGCGACCTGGCCGGGCTCGGCATCGCCACTGACCTCTCCTTCGACGGCTATCTCTTCCACCGCGCCGAGGTGACGGAGTACCAGTACAACTGGAAGTCCTTCATGGAGGTCTATCTGGAGCTGTATCACGTGGTGCCGTTCCATCCCGGTCTCGGCCGTTTCGTCGACTGCGACCGCATGCTGCGCTGGGAGCTCGGCGACTGGTACAGCGCCCAGGTGTGCGGTGTGAGCCGCGACCTCGCCCGTGCGGGCACGCCGGCGTATCAGCACTGGCAGGATCAGCTGCTCCAGTACCGCGGCGGCGAGACGCCCAAGTACGGCGCGCTCTGGTTCGCCTATTACCCGAACATCATGATCGAGTGGTATCCGCAGACGCTCATCGTGAGCCACGTCGTTCCGCGCGGG contains:
- a CDS encoding polyprenyl synthetase family protein, producing the protein MENLLARLLPSAQVAPVRLHEAMRYAVLGGGKRVRPLLALAAGEVAEAPAERVAVVGAAVELIHAYSLVHDDLPCMDDDVLRRGKPTCHVEFDEATALLVGDALQSLAFDLMSARALAPDPRTQLEMVALLATAAGSRGMAGGQAIDLDAVGKSLTLPELEFMHIHKTGALIRAAVVLGARCGAALDGDGLARLDRFAKYIGLAFQVVDDVLDADSNTATLGKTAGKDADHDKPTYVQLLGIAGARQLALEMRGTALEALAPFGARARRLAELADFIVMRKF
- a CDS encoding exodeoxyribonuclease VII small subunit; this translates as MSKTAEDRPESFEAAIVELEGLVARMESGELPLEDSLAAYKRGAELLLYCQSALQSAEQQVRILEENTLKPFSPPQP
- a CDS encoding aromatic ring-hydroxylating dioxygenase subunit alpha, coding for MTDLAAAGALTSTPQPLSVDWYLDQDIHEAELSTVFANGPGYVGHELMVPCPSDYHVLDWTGNGKTLIRNAHGVDLLSNVCRHRQAIILQGRGHANNLVCPIHRWTYDTSGTLLGAPHFPDRPCLDLERIPLASWNGMLFRGPRDPARDLAGLGIATDLSFDGYLFHRAEVTEYQYNWKSFMEVYLELYHVVPFHPGLGRFVDCDRMLRWELGDWYSAQVCGVSRDLARAGTPAYQHWQDQLLQYRGGETPKYGALWFAYYPNIMIEWYPQTLIVSHVVPRGPEACSNIVEYYYPEEIALFEPELIEAERAAYNETALEDAEICQRMHDGRRALRAQGRSEAGPYQSPMEDGVWHFHEFLRRHVEPVLGAPR